Part of the Burkholderia sp. FERM BP-3421 genome, TCTCGCCGGACCCGGCGATGAAAAGAACAAAACGGACTAAGCTTATCGACACCACTGCAAACCCCTCTTTGCATGGCCCGATGAGCATAGTCCGTTTCGAAAACCCTGCGGATGACGCTGGTATGCGCGTCAGCGTCGTTGCGCGAGCACCCGTGTCAGGCGATCGCCCGACATCTGCACCGCCTGCACGAGCACGACCAGCACCACCACGGTCGCGAGCATCACGCGCTGGTTGAAGCGCTGATAGCCATAGCGGATCGCGAGATCGCCGAGCCCGCCGCCGCCCACCACGCCCGCCATCGAAGAGAAGCCGATCAGCATCACGACGGTCAGCGTCAGCCCCGCCAGCAGCGACGGAAACGCCTCGGGAAGCAGCACGTCGCGCACCACGTGACGCGCGGTGCCGCCCATCGCGACGATCGCCTCGATGCGACCGCGATCCACCTCGTCGAGCGAGGCCTCGACCACGCGCGCGAAGAACGGGATCGCGCCGATCGCGAGCGGCACCACGGCGGCCGTGCTGCCGAGGCTCGTACCGACCACGAGACGGGTCAGCGGAATCAGCGCGATCAGCAGCACGACGAACGGCACCGAGCGTCCGATGTTGATCGCGAATCCGAGCACGGCCGCCGCGCGCGGCGCATCGAACACGCCGGGCTTGCGCGCGACGCACAGCAGCACGCCGAGCGGCAGGCCGCCCGCGATCGTGGCCAGCGTGGCGAGCGCGACCATGTAGAGCGTCTGCAGCGTGCCGGTCGCGACCAGCGCGGCCACCTCGCTCCAATCCTGCGGATTCATCGCGCCTCCCTGCCCGTCATGCCGACGACGCGCCTCACGACCCCGCTCCCGGCGCATGCACCGGGATCACCGAGCCCTGGTAGCGATCGCGGATGAACCGCGCGACGGCCGGCGAACCGAGCGCGTCGGCCAGCTTGCGAATGCGCGGATCGCCGGCCAGCTGCGGCGTCGTCACCACCACGTTCGCATACGGGTTGCCCGCGACCGGCTCGAGCCCGAGCGCATCCTTCGCGGGCGACAGCCCGGCTTCGA contains:
- a CDS encoding methionine ABC transporter permease, encoding MNPQDWSEVAALVATGTLQTLYMVALATLATIAGGLPLGVLLCVARKPGVFDAPRAAAVLGFAINIGRSVPFVVLLIALIPLTRLVVGTSLGSTAAVVPLAIGAIPFFARVVEASLDEVDRGRIEAIVAMGGTARHVVRDVLLPEAFPSLLAGLTLTVVMLIGFSSMAGVVGGGGLGDLAIRYGYQRFNQRVMLATVVVLVVLVQAVQMSGDRLTRVLAQRR